The following proteins come from a genomic window of Gimesia chilikensis:
- a CDS encoding VOC family protein: MAPHYTPDGYHAVTPYLLVEGAARLIEFVTFVFDATTELISYHDDKIGHATLRIGDSMVELADACEEWGPTSAALHVYVPDVDLTYQRALEAGALGQRGPADQFYGERSASVKDPFGIQWHIATQTEVLSKEELLRRADEFKQLQSQQQHQ; encoded by the coding sequence ATGGCCCCCCACTACACCCCCGATGGCTACCACGCAGTCACTCCCTATCTGCTGGTAGAAGGGGCAGCGAGACTGATTGAATTTGTGACATTCGTCTTCGATGCGACAACTGAGTTAATCTCATACCACGATGACAAGATCGGCCATGCGACACTGAGAATCGGCGATTCCATGGTTGAACTGGCCGATGCCTGTGAGGAATGGGGCCCCACCTCTGCAGCTTTACATGTTTATGTACCAGATGTCGACCTCACCTATCAGAGAGCCCTGGAAGCAGGAGCTTTGGGCCAGCGCGGACCGGCAGACCAGTTTTACGGCGAGCGGAGTGCCTCGGTGAAAGATCCCTTCGGCATTCAATGGCATATCGCCACCCAGACGGAAGTGCTCTCCAAAGAAGAGCTGCTCCGCAGGGCTGACGAATTCAAACAGCTGCAAAGCCAGCAGCAACACCAGTAG
- the tilS gene encoding tRNA lysidine(34) synthetase TilS translates to MNEFVSAVNRGWRACEQRIAAGQTHLPDMSPPAAQSERTLVAVSGGADSVALLRALMELVSATEHDCRPGSLVVAHLNHGLRGADSDADADWLTETCRALNLPLVLEKQELTSQQTGSSTGLEELSRSARYEFLIRTAHAEDCTRIAVAHTRDDRAETVLHHIIRGTGISGLKGIPRVRLLAENLYLVRPLLDLGREEVVHYLQECGQEFRTDASNTDLRFTRNRIRHELLPYLKTEFNPAVVQALQRLSQQAEEVTEVISADVTQILNRATLDRNRETWRLDCDQLLDTPDYLVKQCFLKIWQEMHWSRKRMGFDHWQRLLELTREGQKIHLPDQIEAERRERLLILRRLPDRTET, encoded by the coding sequence ATGAATGAGTTTGTCTCAGCAGTGAATCGCGGCTGGCGCGCCTGCGAGCAGCGGATTGCAGCCGGGCAAACGCATTTACCAGACATGAGTCCACCTGCAGCACAATCAGAAAGAACCCTGGTTGCGGTCTCCGGTGGTGCAGACAGCGTCGCACTGCTCCGCGCCCTGATGGAACTGGTCTCAGCGACAGAGCACGACTGCCGCCCCGGTTCCCTGGTCGTCGCCCACCTGAATCACGGACTGCGGGGCGCAGATTCCGATGCGGACGCAGACTGGCTGACCGAGACCTGTCGGGCATTGAATCTGCCTCTCGTATTGGAAAAACAGGAGCTGACGTCGCAACAGACGGGGTCCTCAACGGGCCTGGAAGAACTGAGTCGATCGGCCCGCTATGAATTTCTGATCCGGACAGCCCACGCAGAAGACTGCACGCGGATTGCAGTGGCCCACACCCGCGATGATCGGGCCGAAACCGTGTTGCATCATATCATCCGCGGCACTGGAATCTCCGGCCTGAAAGGCATCCCCCGTGTTCGTTTACTGGCGGAAAACCTTTATCTCGTACGTCCCTTACTGGATCTCGGTCGCGAAGAGGTTGTGCATTATCTGCAGGAATGTGGCCAGGAATTTCGCACCGATGCGTCGAACACAGATCTGCGTTTTACCCGCAATCGCATTCGTCATGAGTTACTCCCTTACCTGAAAACAGAGTTCAATCCCGCTGTCGTGCAAGCCTTACAACGGCTATCTCAACAGGCAGAAGAAGTCACCGAAGTGATTTCAGCAGATGTGACACAGATTCTAAATCGTGCGACCCTCGATCGGAACCGGGAGACCTGGCGGCTGGACTGTGATCAACTGCTCGATACTCCCGATTATCTGGTCAAACAGTGCTTTCTCAAGATCTGGCAGGAGATGCACTGGTCGCGGAAGCGGATGGGCTTCGATCACTGGCAGCGACTGCTCGAACTGACGCGGGAGGGCCAGAAAATTCACCTGCCCGACCAGATTGAAGCGGAACGGCGGGAACGTCTGCTGATTTTACGCAGGCTGCCTGACCGCACCGAGACTTAA
- a CDS encoding sigma-70 family RNA polymerase sigma factor, with amino-acid sequence MIVCSKDHCKQSSQQLAERARKILQAEIDFIPNPSFQDSDADEVILGQPLPESNTEITAAAFTKPGSRALSTQIARLCRSEVLSAADEQDLFRRMNYLKFKANMHRCKLDPEEVEPCELERIETLLQQAEQVRDQIFRSNMRLVVSIVKKCVTPGVCFDELLSDGCLTLMHAIEKFDYARGFRFSTYAYHSISNYAYRKIANRRKERNKFKQLGEERTLEELQEQKNPMMVRAVWDELSDLLKQTIDTLDQREQFIVRSRFALGKHRKIQTFQKLADELGISKERVRQLEQRAVAKLRALAEGSRLDAIRELVGG; translated from the coding sequence ATGATAGTGTGTTCAAAAGATCATTGTAAGCAGTCATCTCAGCAGCTGGCAGAACGTGCCCGTAAGATTCTGCAGGCTGAAATCGATTTTATTCCGAATCCCAGCTTTCAGGATTCAGATGCGGACGAAGTGATTCTGGGGCAACCCTTGCCTGAGAGTAACACTGAGATTACAGCTGCTGCCTTTACGAAACCGGGCAGCCGCGCACTCTCGACTCAAATCGCCCGTCTCTGTCGCTCAGAAGTGCTGTCAGCAGCTGACGAGCAGGATCTGTTTCGCAGAATGAACTACCTTAAGTTCAAAGCCAATATGCATCGTTGCAAACTCGACCCGGAAGAGGTCGAACCCTGCGAACTGGAGCGAATTGAAACTCTGCTCCAACAGGCAGAGCAGGTTCGCGATCAGATCTTTCGCAGTAACATGCGACTGGTGGTCTCGATCGTCAAGAAATGCGTGACTCCAGGTGTGTGCTTCGATGAGTTACTCAGTGACGGCTGCCTGACGCTGATGCATGCGATCGAAAAGTTCGATTATGCCCGGGGTTTCCGCTTCAGTACTTACGCATACCACTCCATTTCGAATTATGCGTATCGCAAAATTGCCAATCGCCGCAAGGAACGCAACAAATTCAAACAGCTGGGTGAAGAACGCACTCTGGAAGAACTGCAGGAGCAGAAGAATCCAATGATGGTCCGCGCGGTCTGGGATGAGCTCTCCGACCTGCTCAAGCAGACGATTGACACCCTCGATCAGCGGGAACAGTTTATTGTCCGCAGCCGGTTTGCTCTGGGCAAGCATCGCAAGATTCAGACCTTTCAGAAACTGGCCGATGAACTGGGAATCTCCAAAGAACGGGTGCGTCAGTTGGAACAGCGGGCGGTTGCCAAACTGAGAGCACTCGCAGAAGGGTCCCGTCTGGATGCAATTCGTGAACTGGTCGGCGGCTGA
- the rny gene encoding ribonuclease Y produces the protein MLTEVAIGATLALIVGAFIGYFIDRIRRGSAYQSYQQILKQAELDAENLLKSQKLEAKEELLKRRESLEEEVNKQREELWSVEKKLSKRENALEDQQADFLKKESMIQATQSKLASRTKAVEAREQELERALKKQQEELFKISGLDRETASQMLLDRLENDLKSETGALIMKYQSELKQSCDKLARETIGMAVQRFASGHVAETTVSTVELPEEEMKGRIIGREGRNIRAFEKATGVDVIVDDTPGVVVVSAFDNVRRQIGKMSLQKLVNDGRIHPARIEEVVEETQKELEEYIQTMGQNACQEVNISGVHPKLIDLLGRLHFRTSYSQNVLRHSIEVSALTGIMAEQLGLDGTLARRCGLFHDIGKAADHEMEGGHPAVGAQLLKRYGECQEVVHAAAGHHDDIRPDYIYTVLVAAADACSASRPGARRDTLEKYVRRLEELETLVCGFPGVDHTYAIQAGREVRVIVDSDQVNDREAAKMCKDIAKAIEETLTYPGEIRVTVMRESRTVEYAR, from the coding sequence ATGTTAACAGAAGTCGCTATTGGAGCTACTCTGGCGCTCATTGTCGGGGCCTTCATCGGTTATTTCATTGACCGGATTCGCCGTGGATCTGCCTATCAGTCTTATCAGCAGATCCTGAAACAGGCCGAACTCGATGCCGAAAACCTGCTCAAAAGCCAGAAGCTGGAAGCCAAAGAAGAGCTGCTCAAACGCCGCGAATCTCTGGAAGAAGAAGTCAACAAGCAGCGCGAAGAGCTCTGGTCCGTTGAGAAAAAGCTCAGCAAGCGTGAGAACGCGCTCGAAGATCAGCAGGCCGATTTCCTCAAAAAGGAATCCATGATTCAGGCTACCCAGTCCAAACTGGCCTCCCGTACCAAAGCGGTCGAAGCCCGGGAACAGGAACTGGAGCGGGCTCTGAAGAAGCAGCAGGAAGAGCTGTTCAAAATCAGTGGACTGGATCGCGAAACCGCATCCCAGATGCTGCTCGACCGGCTGGAAAACGATCTCAAGAGTGAGACCGGTGCCCTGATTATGAAGTATCAGAGCGAGCTGAAACAATCGTGTGACAAGCTGGCCCGCGAGACCATCGGCATGGCCGTTCAGCGGTTCGCTTCCGGACACGTGGCCGAGACCACCGTCTCCACAGTGGAACTGCCCGAAGAGGAAATGAAAGGGCGGATCATCGGTCGGGAAGGTCGCAACATCCGCGCCTTCGAAAAAGCGACCGGCGTGGACGTGATTGTGGACGATACGCCCGGCGTGGTCGTTGTTTCCGCCTTCGACAATGTCCGCCGGCAGATCGGTAAAATGTCTCTGCAGAAACTGGTCAACGACGGACGCATTCATCCCGCTCGCATCGAGGAAGTCGTCGAAGAGACGCAGAAGGAACTCGAAGAATACATCCAGACCATGGGGCAGAATGCCTGTCAGGAAGTCAATATTTCCGGCGTGCATCCCAAGCTGATCGACCTGCTGGGCCGTCTGCACTTCCGTACGAGTTACAGCCAGAATGTATTGCGACACTCAATCGAGGTTTCCGCGTTGACCGGCATCATGGCAGAACAGCTCGGTCTGGACGGGACACTTGCCCGCCGCTGTGGTCTGTTCCATGACATCGGTAAAGCAGCCGACCACGAAATGGAAGGGGGCCACCCCGCCGTCGGTGCCCAGCTGCTTAAGCGGTACGGCGAATGTCAGGAAGTCGTGCATGCCGCCGCCGGTCATCACGATGACATCCGCCCCGATTACATCTACACGGTACTGGTTGCTGCAGCAGACGCCTGTTCTGCTTCGCGTCCTGGTGCCCGCCGCGATACACTGGAAAAATATGTGCGTCGCCTTGAAGAACTGGAAACGCTGGTTTGCGGCTTCCCGGGTGTCGATCACACCTATGCGATTCAGGCCGGTCGTGAAGTTCGTGTGATCGTCGATTCCGATCAGGTCAACGACCGCGAAGCAGCCAAGATGTGCAAAGACATCGCTAAAGCGATTGAAGAAACCCTGACCTACCCGGGGGAAATCCGGGTGACCGTGATGCGCGAGTCACGTACGGTCGAATACGCCCGCTAA
- a CDS encoding arylsulfatase, which produces MRLLLITLWLFSGLNPVLAAGQPNVILIMSDDQGYGELSCHGNPLLKTPHLDQLASESVRLTDFHVAPMCTPTRGQLMTGQDAFRNAAMNVSSGRTLLRPELQTMANQFQVAGYRTGMFGKWHLGDNYPYRPQDRGFQETLWFPSSHISSVPDYWINDYFDDTYLQNGHRVKQSGYCTDVFFREMQNWIRTRDESLPFFAYLPLNAPHGPLYVPDHYRRPVEAALREHPEVVQHLKPQRRKALISYLAMCANIDENIGKLDQFLSESKLRDDTIVIFLTDNGSTMGPDYFNAGMRGRKVTLWEGGHRVPCFIRWPHGKLGPARDLNDLAHVQDLLPTLAELCELPLPEQRLDGISLAPRLRGDVKSLPDRMLVVNYSRMPIVGNKKNMFLAKPRKEGAAVLWKRWRWLENRELYDLTSDPLQKQNVAEQHPEVVARMQAHLDQWWKELQPHVAEPQRVIIGHAAENPSMLTACEWLDVFVDQQGQVRRGIRRNGTWQLTIAEAGNYEFELRRWPRESGLKLNAGTPAIKVTDGQLAEGVALPVAKGRLKIGSFEATAKPDADGESITIETPLKPGQLELTTWLLDKQGREICGAYYVYVNRK; this is translated from the coding sequence ATGCGACTGCTGCTCATTACTCTGTGGCTGTTTTCAGGGCTCAATCCGGTTCTGGCCGCCGGTCAACCCAATGTGATCCTGATTATGAGTGATGACCAGGGTTACGGTGAACTTTCCTGTCACGGAAATCCTCTGCTCAAAACTCCCCACCTCGATCAGCTGGCCTCCGAGAGTGTCCGTCTGACCGACTTTCACGTCGCCCCGATGTGTACCCCGACCCGGGGGCAACTGATGACCGGGCAGGACGCGTTTCGCAATGCCGCCATGAATGTCAGCAGCGGGCGGACGCTGCTCAGACCCGAACTCCAGACCATGGCCAACCAGTTTCAGGTGGCCGGTTATCGCACCGGCATGTTCGGAAAATGGCATCTGGGAGACAATTATCCCTATCGTCCGCAGGATCGTGGCTTCCAGGAAACACTCTGGTTTCCCTCATCGCATATCAGTTCTGTGCCCGATTACTGGATCAACGATTATTTTGATGATACCTATCTGCAAAACGGACACCGCGTAAAACAGAGCGGTTATTGCACGGATGTCTTTTTTCGTGAAATGCAGAACTGGATCCGTACCCGTGATGAATCCCTTCCGTTTTTTGCCTACCTGCCTCTGAATGCGCCCCACGGACCGTTGTATGTCCCCGATCATTATCGGCGACCAGTCGAAGCAGCACTCCGGGAGCATCCCGAGGTAGTGCAACATCTCAAACCCCAGCGCAGAAAAGCACTGATCAGCTACCTCGCGATGTGCGCTAACATTGATGAAAACATCGGCAAGCTGGATCAGTTTTTGAGCGAATCGAAACTGCGCGACGATACGATTGTCATTTTTCTCACCGATAACGGCAGTACGATGGGCCCTGATTACTTTAACGCTGGCATGCGTGGCAGGAAGGTGACGCTCTGGGAGGGCGGCCATCGTGTTCCCTGTTTCATCCGCTGGCCACACGGTAAGCTGGGCCCGGCGCGCGACCTGAATGATCTGGCCCACGTCCAGGATCTGCTCCCCACATTGGCCGAGCTCTGTGAGCTCCCTCTGCCTGAGCAGCGACTGGACGGGATCAGTCTGGCGCCGCGCCTGCGGGGAGATGTCAAATCGCTGCCGGACCGCATGTTGGTCGTCAACTACAGCCGCATGCCCATCGTCGGCAATAAGAAAAACATGTTCCTCGCGAAGCCCCGTAAAGAAGGAGCCGCCGTCCTCTGGAAACGCTGGCGCTGGCTGGAGAACCGGGAACTGTATGATCTCACCAGCGATCCGCTTCAGAAACAGAACGTGGCAGAGCAGCATCCGGAAGTCGTCGCCCGGATGCAGGCGCACCTCGACCAGTGGTGGAAAGAGCTACAACCGCACGTAGCCGAGCCGCAGCGCGTGATTATTGGCCATGCGGCGGAGAACCCTTCAATGCTCACTGCCTGTGAATGGCTGGACGTCTTTGTCGATCAGCAGGGGCAGGTGCGTCGTGGAATCCGCCGCAACGGCACCTGGCAGCTGACGATTGCCGAGGCGGGCAACTATGAATTCGAATTGCGTCGCTGGCCCCGCGAAAGTGGATTGAAGCTGAACGCGGGCACGCCGGCTATCAAAGTAACCGATGGCCAGCTCGCCGAAGGAGTGGCGCTACCAGTCGCGAAAGGCCGCCTCAAAATTGGCAGTTTCGAAGCGACGGCCAAACCGGATGCCGATGGGGAGTCGATTACGATTGAGACTCCCTTGAAGCCCGGACAACTGGAACTGACAACCTGGCTCCTGGATAAGCAGGGACGGGAAATCTGTGGTGCCTACTATGTCTATGTGAACCGGAAGTGA
- a CDS encoding MerR family transcriptional regulator translates to MHEFLTSKQVARAIQASESSVKRWCDKGVIPTQYTAGGHRRIALPDLIEFLRSSKYDLVRPEVLGLPATTGQTSRVIDRAEEQLTEALLRGEEDLCRQIVLDLYLAEHSISAICDLVIGRSFVTIGDRWECGEAEVYQERRGCELALRLLHELRTLIPNPPLDAPVAFGGAVEGDLYSLATTMVELVLRDIKWNASSLGTNLPFSTLAAAIEQQRPRMFWLSVSYIRNEQEFLQNYAELYDEFGMDVAFVVGGRALKEPIRQQMQYAAFCDNIRHLESFAQTLLNASEKEPK, encoded by the coding sequence ATGCACGAATTTCTGACGTCTAAACAGGTAGCCCGTGCCATCCAGGCCAGTGAATCCTCCGTCAAACGCTGGTGCGATAAAGGAGTAATCCCCACCCAGTACACGGCTGGGGGGCACCGTCGGATTGCCCTGCCGGATCTGATCGAATTTTTACGTTCCAGCAAATATGACCTGGTACGCCCTGAAGTATTGGGACTCCCAGCCACCACCGGACAGACCAGCCGGGTGATTGATCGTGCTGAGGAACAGCTCACCGAGGCGTTATTAAGAGGCGAAGAAGACCTCTGCCGTCAGATTGTGCTGGACCTCTATCTGGCGGAACACAGCATCAGCGCCATCTGTGATCTGGTGATCGGTCGCTCGTTTGTGACCATCGGCGATCGTTGGGAGTGTGGAGAAGCGGAGGTCTACCAGGAACGACGAGGTTGCGAGCTGGCCCTGCGGCTGCTGCACGAATTGCGGACACTGATTCCCAATCCCCCACTTGATGCCCCCGTCGCCTTCGGTGGTGCGGTGGAAGGGGATCTTTACAGTCTGGCGACCACGATGGTTGAACTGGTACTCCGTGACATTAAATGGAATGCGTCTTCACTGGGAACCAACCTCCCCTTCTCCACCCTGGCCGCGGCGATCGAGCAACAACGGCCGCGGATGTTCTGGCTGAGCGTGAGCTACATCCGTAACGAACAGGAATTCCTGCAAAACTATGCCGAACTGTATGATGAATTCGGTATGGATGTGGCCTTTGTCGTCGGCGGACGGGCTCTTAAAGAGCCAATCCGGCAGCAGATGCAGTATGCCGCCTTCTGTGACAATATCCGCCATCTGGAATCATTTGCTCAGACACTGCTCAATGCCTCTGAAAAAGAACCGAAGTAG
- a CDS encoding thiol-disulfide oxidoreductase DCC family protein, with protein MDREYCEIEAFYDGDCPLCRREVNLLKRFDRRHKIHFTDIAADDFDPDVYGKTQSEFMEEMQGRLPDGSWVSGVEVFRRLYSAIGLRWLVAPTHLPGISHSLDYLYRHFARHRLKLTGRCQQGQCTVKPPQDKVHS; from the coding sequence ATGGATCGTGAATATTGTGAAATCGAAGCTTTCTATGATGGCGACTGCCCGCTTTGCCGGCGGGAGGTCAACCTGCTGAAGCGATTCGATCGCCGCCACAAGATTCATTTCACCGATATCGCCGCAGATGACTTTGATCCAGACGTTTATGGAAAAACACAATCTGAATTTATGGAAGAGATGCAGGGACGTCTCCCCGACGGTTCCTGGGTCAGTGGAGTTGAAGTCTTTCGCCGTCTCTATTCTGCGATAGGACTCCGTTGGCTCGTGGCTCCGACCCATCTGCCCGGTATTTCACATAGTCTCGATTATCTCTACAGACATTTCGCCCGTCACAGGTTAAAATTAACAGGGCGCTGCCAGCAGGGGCAGTGTACAGTGAAGCCGCCTCAAGATAAGGTCCATTCATGA
- a CDS encoding cupin domain-containing protein, with protein MPFIDIDSVKPLEVLPGCKMRTPFGENLMLSYLEMEEGAIVPMHHHPHEQGGMLLKGRLELTMGDEVRTVEAGAMFIIPPNTPHQAVAVDGPAVVLDVFSPVREDYAELFNKYIPTESDES; from the coding sequence ATGCCCTTTATTGATATCGATTCCGTCAAGCCCCTGGAAGTCCTGCCTGGCTGTAAAATGCGGACCCCATTCGGGGAAAATCTGATGCTGTCTTACCTGGAAATGGAAGAAGGGGCCATTGTGCCCATGCATCATCATCCACACGAGCAGGGGGGGATGCTGCTCAAAGGGCGGTTGGAACTGACGATGGGAGACGAAGTGCGAACTGTCGAAGCAGGGGCGATGTTCATTATTCCCCCCAATACTCCGCACCAGGCGGTTGCCGTTGATGGGCCTGCAGTAGTTTTGGATGTATTCAGTCCGGTCCGCGAAGACTACGCGGAGCTGTTTAACAAGTACATCCCGACAGAGTCAGACGAAAGCTGA
- a CDS encoding FMN-binding negative transcriptional regulator, giving the protein MYVPAAFAETDVSRLHPFIEQHSFATLVSNQGEEPFASHLPLLLQREVGQNGCLLGHFARANPQAETPDNQRVLAIFHGPHAYISPTWYASQNTVPTWNYQAVHVYGRYSRITDDAELKAVIAETVQFYEASQPESWSIETPEAEFTEGLLKGIVGFRIEIERIEGKFKLSQNHPEERRKKVIDALKKQSSEDAWAIAALMEADLPA; this is encoded by the coding sequence ATGTATGTACCAGCCGCTTTTGCCGAAACCGACGTCAGCCGACTGCACCCGTTCATCGAGCAACACAGCTTCGCCACTCTGGTGAGCAATCAGGGAGAGGAGCCGTTTGCTTCCCACCTGCCTTTACTTTTGCAGCGTGAGGTGGGACAGAATGGGTGCCTGCTGGGGCACTTTGCCCGGGCGAATCCGCAAGCCGAGACTCCAGATAATCAGCGTGTGCTGGCTATCTTTCATGGGCCGCATGCTTACATCTCACCCACCTGGTATGCCTCTCAAAATACAGTCCCCACCTGGAACTATCAGGCGGTGCATGTATACGGTCGGTATTCCCGGATCACTGATGACGCAGAGCTGAAAGCGGTCATCGCAGAAACCGTGCAGTTTTATGAAGCCTCGCAGCCTGAGTCCTGGTCAATCGAGACTCCGGAAGCCGAGTTCACCGAGGGACTGCTCAAGGGAATCGTCGGCTTTCGGATTGAGATTGAACGCATCGAAGGCAAATTCAAACTGAGCCAGAACCATCCCGAAGAGCGGCGGAAGAAAGTGATCGATGCGTTAAAAAAACAGAGCAGCGAAGACGCTTGGGCCATCGCTGCTCTGATGGAAGCAGATCTACCCGCTTAG
- a CDS encoding MFS transporter, with protein MNNNKPLFIASFMTLIAAGVGFAIRGGILADWGAQYGFTKFDLGTITGGGLVGFGVVILLASLITDNVGYKPILLLAFILHVLSALVTFAATPIFNSMGKDATYWCLYIGMFMFAVANGLCEAVINPLVATLYPRQKTHYLNILHAGWPGGLIVGGIIAAIYTNMKGDVAGLRWEYPMAVFLVPTLIYGFIVIKQEFPQSEAKSAGVSFGQMLMTFASPLLLFLLLLHACVGYVELGTDSWIANITESILKKTGEGQGLYLFIYASSIMFVLRFFAGPIVEKINPLGLLFMSACFGSIGLYMIGSSQGVVWVWIAVTVYGLGKTFLWPTMLGVVGELFPKGGAITMGAMGGIGMLSAGLLGGPGIGYNQDYYATEKLEEIAPQTYERYSVAEANGFLFLPKIKGLDGSKVSVLNNDGQDLEKKVEQLDKEGKSDAYISNLNTWWQGAEAFAPEDIGPVDEAGIYGGRMALKCTALVPLVMAIGYLILVIYFYMKGGYKAEVLHGEEPDGEHYTGGVEGPVE; from the coding sequence ATGAACAATAACAAACCGCTGTTTATTGCGAGTTTTATGACTCTCATCGCCGCCGGCGTCGGATTCGCCATCCGCGGCGGGATCCTCGCAGACTGGGGTGCCCAGTACGGATTCACCAAGTTCGACCTGGGAACGATCACCGGAGGCGGACTGGTGGGTTTCGGGGTCGTGATTCTGCTGGCCAGTCTGATCACCGACAATGTCGGCTACAAACCGATCCTGCTGCTGGCGTTCATTCTGCATGTGCTGTCAGCCCTGGTCACCTTTGCGGCGACTCCCATCTTCAACAGCATGGGGAAAGATGCGACTTACTGGTGTCTCTACATCGGGATGTTCATGTTCGCGGTGGCGAACGGCTTGTGTGAAGCAGTCATCAATCCGCTGGTCGCGACACTTTATCCTCGACAGAAAACGCACTATCTCAACATTCTGCACGCCGGCTGGCCCGGCGGACTGATCGTCGGTGGAATCATCGCTGCGATTTATACGAACATGAAGGGCGACGTTGCCGGCCTGCGGTGGGAATATCCGATGGCGGTCTTTCTGGTCCCGACCCTGATTTACGGTTTCATTGTAATCAAGCAGGAGTTCCCGCAATCGGAAGCCAAGTCGGCCGGCGTCAGTTTCGGTCAGATGCTGATGACCTTTGCCAGCCCGCTGTTGTTGTTCCTGCTCCTGCTGCATGCCTGCGTCGGTTATGTCGAACTGGGAACCGACAGCTGGATCGCCAATATTACGGAATCGATCCTGAAAAAGACGGGAGAGGGTCAGGGGCTGTATCTGTTTATCTACGCGTCCTCGATTATGTTTGTGCTGCGATTCTTCGCCGGTCCGATTGTAGAAAAAATCAATCCGCTGGGCCTGCTCTTCATGAGTGCCTGCTTCGGTTCCATCGGTCTGTACATGATCGGTTCTTCACAGGGAGTCGTCTGGGTCTGGATCGCCGTGACTGTTTATGGTCTGGGTAAAACCTTCCTCTGGCCGACCATGCTGGGTGTGGTTGGCGAACTGTTCCCCAAAGGGGGGGCGATCACCATGGGCGCCATGGGAGGCATCGGCATGCTCTCAGCCGGTCTGCTGGGTGGTCCTGGTATCGGTTACAACCAGGATTACTATGCGACTGAAAAGCTCGAGGAAATTGCTCCTCAAACTTACGAACGCTACTCCGTTGCGGAAGCGAACGGCTTCCTGTTTCTCCCCAAGATCAAAGGTCTCGATGGTTCCAAGGTCAGTGTCTTGAACAATGATGGCCAGGACCTGGAGAAGAAGGTAGAACAACTTGATAAAGAGGGGAAATCGGATGCATACATTTCCAACCTCAATACCTGGTGGCAGGGAGCGGAAGCGTTTGCTCCTGAAGATATCGGCCCGGTAGACGAAGCCGGCATCTACGGAGGTCGGATGGCACTGAAGTGCACAGCCCTGGTTCCGCTGGTCATGGCCATTGGTTACCTGATTCTAGTGATCTACTTCTACATGAAGGGTGGCTACAAGGCAGAAGTTCTGCACGGTGAAGAACCGGACGGCGAACACTACACCGGTGGTGTTGAAGGTCCCGTCGAGTAA